The DNA window TCTTGAACAAGCTGTCAGATTTTGGAAGGAGCAACTAAGAAAGGGATGCCCTCCATATCTGATAACCCACACGATTCTCATTGAGCTAGTCTGCAAGCATAGTGGAACTATACGGGCTATGGAAGTATTAGAAAATATGGCAATTGAGGGCTGTTATCCTGATCTTGTTACCTACAATTCATTGATAAATTTCACTTGTAAACAGGGGAATTATCAAGATGCAGCACTTGTCGTTTCCAATATGATGTCTCATGGAGTGGAACCCAATGCTGTAACGTACAATACACTTCTCCATTCTCTCTGTAGCTGTAGGTTATGGGATGAAGTAGATGAGATCCTTACAATTATGAAAGAAACATCGCATTCTCCCACTGTTGTTACTTACAACACACTAATTAATGGATTGTGCAAGTCTGGCATTGTGGATCGAGCCATTGAGTTTTTTCATCAAATGATATATGAAAATTGTTCGCCCGACATTGTTACTTACAACACACTCCTTGGTGCACTATGTAAAGAAGGAATGTTGGATGAGGCTCTTCAAGtacttagctatttaagcggcACAAGCTGTTCTCCTGGTTTGATAACTTATAACACTATGATTGATGGATTGACTAGAAGGTGCTTTATGGACAAGGCAATGAACTTATATAATCAGATGATCAAAATTGGGATCACCCCTGATGGCATTACTCATCGGTCATTAGTTTGGGGATATTGCTTGGCAAATCAATATGAGGAAGCTGTGGAGATACTTAGAGAGATGGGTAAGAAAGACCACAGGATCAATGGTAATGCTTATCAATTGGTGATTGATGGATTATGCAAGAGTAAGAAGACGGATATTGCGATAGAAGTTCTAGAAATTATGATCTCGGGTCGATACAGGCCGGACGATGGAATTTATTCTACTATCATTAAAAGTTTGGCAGATGCTGGAATGAATGAAGAGGCAAATGAATTGCATCAGAAGTTGATAGACAGGAAAATTCTTAAAGATTAAACCGCAGAGCATACTCAATAGAATATGTTAGAAAGATTAAGCTTGCTCTAGTTTCTTCATAGGGATATAACGCATGAATGTAGCTTTTCTTTGCCATACTTAGAGGTAAGGTTAGGAAATTTTGCAGTATAAACTATAGAGAGCATGTCTGAATCGAATTTCACATGCAGCTGTTGTGTGCCTCGTCgagtttttttttcatgttataATGTGTGCAATGAAGAAGCACCGTAATACAAATTGCAGAATTTGGAAAAGGATTCTTGTTAATTCTTGAGGTAGCGATCCCATATTCATCTTTTTCACAGGTTGACAACATAGTCGAAAGGTAGATTGTGGGAATTCGCTTCTTTTAAACTAATGAATGATGCAGCTGACAGTTTCGAAGCCCAGCCAGAGATAGGGCTGTGATCGAGCTGAGTGGGAGCTTCGGCGTGTTTATGTTCAGCGTGTTACATGAATGAGAGATGTTCATCTTTGGTTCGAGCTCGGTTTGGGCTTTGAATACCGAGCTCAAACTCAGTTCAGTTGATTTTTGTAATGTTAAATGTCTGGCTCAGATTAGACTTGGGTTGTTCGTTCATATAGATGCTAAGCGCCCGAAATTTGTTACCTAGCGGctctttttaattttggaatTCATACACTTTAGAAATGTATTGTTAATTTGGTTTCTCCTTTGACATATTTCAGGGACATGTTGAGAGGTCTTTATTGTTTTAGTTTGCTATCTCCTGTGTGGATCTATATTGATTCGGTTGCATTTGCACACAAAAGTTGGAATTAATGGAAAACGACAAAAGTTCAATCTTTAAACTCTCCAGTTTGTAgtaaaaagaaaatgttttgCTACACATGAATCAGTACAGGATCgtctcaaaacaaaaaaatcattcaCAAATCTTAAAATTCCATTTGCTTTCTGTTACCTAAAAAGCCTTTCAGAAAAGGGAAAAAGGGCAAAATATAACAGTCTATTCACAAAGGTGGAACAGAACAACAAAAACTAGTCTTTAGCATATGAATACATAAGATCTTTGTGAATATCAACCAAAGGAAATGCTTTACTTATACGTTTAAATGAATCTTCAGAAATAGCATTCATGCTACGAAGAGAATTTGCCAACTCCATAGCCTCTGCTCGTAATCCCGAAAAACCAATACCTTCAATCAACAAGATGTAACTAGTTTCATTTGGCCGGCACCCTTTTTCATTCATTGCTGCCAGCACTTCGATGGCATCATTAACTCTATTAACTTTACCTAAACCAAGTAGAATAATGTTATACGTAACAACATTAGGCTGAAACCGACTGCTCAGCATGTCTACCAACAGCTCAATAGCTTCATCCACCATTCCATCTCTGCATAAACACGAAATAAGTGAATTATACGTTATTTCGTCGGGGTCAATTCGGTGATCAAGCATCTTCAAAATCATTTCCAGGGCTCTATATCTATCCCCGGAATTCCATAATGCACTGAACAATGTATTGTATGAACTAACATTCGGAGGACAGCCGACTTCATCGAGTTTTTCGAAGACTTCCAAAGCATGATCGGCTTTTCCTGCCCTGCATAAACCAGCCATTATTGTATTGTAGTTCACAATATCAGGCAAGCAACCATCAGATAACATAATATCCAAGAATTCAGTTGCTAAATCTAGTTTCCCCTCTCTGCAGAAAGCAGCAATCAACGGGTCGTAACAGTATGCATCGGCTTTTAAACCCTTTTCTTTCATAGACCTCAACAAGTTCACAGCTTCATCAACTCTCCCATCACGGCTTAATACCGCGATCAAAATACTATGAGTAACAACATTAGGCTTATACCCTCTAGCAATCATCTCACTCATTAAACTCTCCCCTTCGTTCCATTTCCCGAGACTCAAAAACGTGCGTAACAGTGTATTATACGTAATTATATCCGGATTACTACGACCCCCTGAACTCAACTTCCTAAGAAGATCAAAAGCCTTATCCACCATCCCCTCTTTACACAACCCCCTAACAATAGCATTATAAGTAAGAGTATCCGGTTCGAGCCCTTTCGCTAACATCTCATCCAAAAGCCTCATACCTTCATCAATTCCGCCATTAAGAATCGCAGCCTCGATCAAAATCGTATACGTAATCACAGTAGGCTTACAATTATCCTTCAACAACTCCTCAAAAACACTCAAAGCCAAATCAAGCTTACCCCTACTACAAAAGCTCCCaatcataatattataagtAACAACATCAGGCATAAAGCCTCTACTTTTCATCCTGTCAAGAACTCTATTAGCATTATCAAACTGATTCACCTTAATAAACCCACTAATCAATGCATTATAAGCAAAAACATCAGGCTTACCAAACTTCTCAAGAATATCCATAACTTTTACAGCCTTATCTATATTTCTTGAACCAAAAAAGCCTTTAATAAGCTTAGTACACAGAATTACATCAGGGGTGTAACCCTGGTCAACCATGCATTCAAGAAAGTAGAGTGATTCATTATATTTTCCTGATTTATAGGATCTGTTAAGTAATTTCATGAGATGGGCCTCTTTGCAATTAAAAGATAAGACATGGGGTTGTTTTGTTTCGGATGAAAGATTCAGTTTTTGTTGGTTTCTTGGATTAGTGTCATTAAGTTTAGGTTTTATGCAGCTGATTACAGTGCTGTGAAATGAATTTGAAGCTGGTTTTGGTTTTTGTGTGGTGGTGGGGACTGTGTGTGGGAGAAACTCAGAGGAAAACAGTGTCATGTTAATGGAGGATTGTTGATTTTGATCAAAGTTTGTGGATTACTATCATGTTTTTGTGAAGAGGATTGTTTGTTGGTGATGGAGAGAAAAATTGAGGAAGTGCCTGTGAAGTGGAAATCTTGGGTGAAGAAGTGATCAAGAAAGTGTTTTTAGAGAGTAATATTTCATGGAGATTTTTGATTGGATTGCAGAGTACATACGTTATGGATAAGAAGTGGCTGAACCGGATGGGTTTACGAGTTTATGGTTGAATCACTTGGACCGATTTATCAGCTGGTTCAACCTGTctattacattttatttttacttttcttcaATTTTCATTACTACAGATTACAATTTTGGTTTTTTAACCTTTGAAAGGTTACAGCATAAACCTGTCAAACTGTGATCTGATCGAATTTTTTGATTATCCCCTCATGTACTATATTAGCTATCGATTTCTGCTTGTACCATTTTCGAttaaaccggttcaaccgggagGTCTAATTCACCatgtaaaattataaaccatccATTAGATaagtattaattaattgtatGACAAATATattgattatattttcaataaCATTGTATGCTTTTTATTTACTGGTAATGGCATCCGATAACATGTCATGCAATTGATGGATAGTTCGCAATCCTGGAATGACATATTAAATTCATGTAAGTATCTCTCATACATCCAACACACTTAATAACTTGAAGATTCACTGCCAAAATCGTTATACACAAAACATTATTGTACAGAAACATTAATCTGATAAATGAAAGTACATTATCAAGCTAGAGCAGGGACGGCCCTTTAATATTACCCGAATCATACAACaatatctaattttatcatTCACATCTATTCTCATTACTTGGTCGATGGTTCAAGGTCTGTGGCTAAATTATCCCATAGTGAGGATCTTCCAGGACACGCCCCATTAAGCACGGCCTTCCAATTTCCAGCGTTTAGCTTCTTTT is part of the Mercurialis annua linkage group LG3, ddMerAnnu1.2, whole genome shotgun sequence genome and encodes:
- the LOC126673049 gene encoding pentatricopeptide repeat-containing protein At1g08610, giving the protein MTYTVSPQNSGVEIRCLHTCFTQPRTSCSNVKASTVDLNFFSKCSHGNQSCLQCRDLLLGKKSLSLRCRGLQRSVCIDKVNENTHDDESTETHILSVGKKFGEQLSTKNHGSPVLSTDGPFVDNDEETNNAILQQLCNKGRVMDAPRLIDIMARKSQIPDFICCTNLIRGLIKIDRIDKAAKILKIMVMSGGVPDVITYNMMVSGLCKSGRIRSAIDVLEEMSMSGCPPDVITYNTIIRCMFDGGNLEQAVRFWKEQLRKGCPPYLITHTILIELVCKHSGTIRAMEVLENMAIEGCYPDLVTYNSLINFTCKQGNYQDAALVVSNMMSHGVEPNAVTYNTLLHSLCSCRLWDEVDEILTIMKETSHSPTVVTYNTLINGLCKSGIVDRAIEFFHQMIYENCSPDIVTYNTLLGALCKEGMLDEALQVLSYLSGTSCSPGLITYNTMIDGLTRRCFMDKAMNLYNQMIKIGITPDGITHRSLVWGYCLANQYEEAVEILREMGKKDHRINGNAYQLVIDGLCKSKKTDIAIEVLEIMISGRYRPDDGIYSTIIKSLADAGMNEEANELHQKLIDRKILKD
- the LOC126673048 gene encoding pentatricopeptide repeat-containing protein At3g04760, chloroplastic, whose product is MTLFSSEFLPHTVPTTTQKPKPASNSFHSTVISCIKPKLNDTNPRNQQKLNLSSETKQPHVLSFNCKEAHLMKLLNRSYKSGKYNESLYFLECMVDQGYTPDVILCTKLIKGFFGSRNIDKAVKVMDILEKFGKPDVFAYNALISGFIKVNQFDNANRVLDRMKSRGFMPDVVTYNIMIGSFCSRGKLDLALSVFEELLKDNCKPTVITYTILIEAAILNGGIDEGMRLLDEMLAKGLEPDTLTYNAIVRGLCKEGMVDKAFDLLRKLSSGGRSNPDIITYNTLLRTFLSLGKWNEGESLMSEMIARGYKPNVVTHSILIAVLSRDGRVDEAVNLLRSMKEKGLKADAYCYDPLIAAFCREGKLDLATEFLDIMLSDGCLPDIVNYNTIMAGLCRAGKADHALEVFEKLDEVGCPPNVSSYNTLFSALWNSGDRYRALEMILKMLDHRIDPDEITYNSLISCLCRDGMVDEAIELLVDMLSSRFQPNVVTYNIILLGLGKVNRVNDAIEVLAAMNEKGCRPNETSYILLIEGIGFSGLRAEAMELANSLRSMNAISEDSFKRISKAFPLVDIHKDLMYSYAKD